In bacterium, a single window of DNA contains:
- a CDS encoding biotin/lipoyl-binding carrier protein, giving the protein MIVRADMASIVWRITVGEGERVRAGQELLILESMKMEMPVLAPVAGMVADIPVAEGDVIEAGDELVRIERSR; this is encoded by the coding sequence GTGATCGTCCGAGCCGACATGGCGTCGATCGTCTGGCGGATAACCGTCGGCGAAGGCGAACGGGTGCGAGCCGGGCAGGAGCTCCTCATCCTCGAGTCGATGAAGATGGAGATGCCCGTCCTCGCTCCGGTGGCCGGGATGGTGGCCGATATCCCGGTGGCTGAGGGCGACGTCATCGAGGCCGGTGACGAGCTGGTGCGGATCGAACGCAGCCGGTGA
- a CDS encoding SDR family oxidoreductase, translating into MADWGQFETLRPDQAGATSLVAGASRGIGRSIAIGLAAAGASVVGLARSADALDDLGDEIRAGGGEFLPLVADIADLEATAAAVAAAWRWKGGLDSLVNSAGATNRSSALEISPAEWDALFDVNLRGAFFLTREVGRRMLDGNGGSIVNIASLSGVVSDGAQVAYSASKAAMIHMSAVLADHWAPKVRLNCISPAWVRTEMTRDYLAVEDNVSAILQRTPMGRIARPEEMVGAALFLVSGMSSYLTGQNLLVDGGWTA; encoded by the coding sequence GTGGCGGATTGGGGGCAATTCGAGACCCTGCGGCCCGATCAAGCGGGGGCCACCTCGCTGGTGGCCGGCGCCAGCAGGGGAATCGGGCGATCCATAGCCATCGGTCTGGCCGCGGCCGGCGCCTCTGTGGTGGGCCTGGCCCGCTCCGCCGACGCCCTTGACGATCTCGGGGACGAGATACGCGCCGGAGGGGGCGAGTTTCTTCCGCTCGTTGCGGACATCGCCGATCTCGAGGCCACGGCGGCGGCGGTAGCGGCGGCGTGGCGGTGGAAGGGCGGGCTGGACAGCCTGGTCAACTCCGCCGGGGCCACGAACCGCTCCTCCGCGCTGGAGATCAGTCCGGCGGAATGGGATGCGTTGTTCGACGTGAACCTCCGGGGCGCCTTCTTCCTGACCAGGGAGGTCGGTCGCCGCATGCTGGATGGGAATGGAGGCTCGATCGTCAACATTGCATCGCTGTCAGGGGTGGTGAGCGACGGCGCCCAGGTCGCCTACAGCGCGAGCAAGGCGGCCATGATCCACATGAGCGCCGTGCTCGCCGACCATTGGGCGCCCAAGGTGCGGCTCAACTGCATCAGTCCTGCTTGGGTGAGAACCGAAATGACCCGTGACTATCTCGCCGTCGAGGACAACGTGTCGGCCATCCTCCAGCGGACGCCCATGGGACGCATCGCCCGGCCGGAGGAGATGGTCGGCGCGGCCCTGTTCCTCGTATCGGGTATGAGTTCCTACCTGACCGGGCAGAACCTCCTCGTCGACGGTGGATGGACAGCATGA
- a CDS encoding amidase — MALFDEYEDYDALGLAALIRDRRTTPGELLDVALDRVATRNPGVNAVIHLMEDAARETISRGLPPGPVSGVPFMLKDLHALCAGEPTSNGSRLYQGNVADHDSTIIARYREAGLLLFAKTNTPEVGISGTTEPVLHGPTLNPWDRSRSAGGSSGGGAAAVITGMVPVAQATDGGGSIRSPAANCGLFGLKPTKARTPAGPDAGEGWSGLATYHVVSRTVRDSAAFLDVAHGPEPGDPYTAPVPDRDFLAEVGRDPGRLRIALWTEGLCGEPVDPECVLATERVAGQLAELGHTVTPAVPPVSGAESRRAITTILVGHTANHVTLRLNALGRALRSDDLENITRLAAEEGNRLSARDYANALVMAHRTGRQMAGFFDEYDIILSPTLADPPLPLRGLDMMGDDLDVYMDRLWGHMAFTPLYNLSGCPAASLPMHMTPDGLPVGVQIGAAFGNEALLFRLAAQLEEADPWWDRRPPPLNTEN; from the coding sequence ATGGCCTTGTTCGACGAGTATGAAGACTACGACGCGCTCGGCCTGGCCGCCCTCATCCGCGACCGCCGGACCACGCCCGGAGAGTTGCTCGACGTGGCGCTGGATCGGGTAGCGACCAGGAATCCCGGCGTCAACGCGGTCATACACCTCATGGAGGACGCGGCCAGGGAGACCATCTCCCGCGGACTTCCTCCCGGGCCGGTATCGGGGGTTCCCTTCATGCTCAAGGATCTTCACGCGCTCTGCGCCGGCGAACCCACTAGCAACGGATCCCGCCTCTACCAGGGGAACGTCGCGGACCATGACAGCACCATCATCGCCCGGTACCGAGAGGCCGGCCTACTCCTCTTCGCCAAGACCAACACGCCCGAGGTCGGGATCAGCGGCACCACCGAGCCGGTTCTGCACGGGCCGACGCTAAACCCATGGGACAGGTCCCGCAGCGCCGGAGGGTCGAGCGGCGGAGGCGCGGCGGCGGTGATCACCGGCATGGTGCCCGTCGCGCAGGCAACCGACGGGGGCGGCTCGATCCGCAGTCCGGCCGCCAACTGCGGGCTGTTCGGTCTGAAACCGACCAAAGCACGGACACCGGCCGGTCCCGACGCGGGGGAGGGATGGAGCGGCCTTGCCACGTACCATGTCGTCTCCCGCACGGTGCGGGACAGTGCCGCCTTCCTCGACGTGGCCCACGGACCGGAACCCGGCGACCCCTACACCGCGCCCGTACCCGATCGCGACTTCCTGGCCGAGGTCGGCAGGGACCCGGGCAGGCTCCGCATCGCTCTGTGGACCGAGGGCCTCTGCGGGGAACCCGTCGACCCGGAGTGCGTGCTGGCTACGGAACGGGTCGCCGGCCAGCTGGCGGAACTCGGTCACACGGTCACCCCCGCCGTGCCTCCGGTCTCGGGGGCCGAATCCCGCCGAGCGATAACCACGATCCTCGTGGGGCATACCGCCAACCACGTCACGCTACGGCTGAATGCGCTGGGCCGTGCCCTCCGGAGCGACGATCTGGAGAACATAACCCGGCTGGCCGCCGAGGAGGGGAACCGTCTGTCGGCGCGTGACTACGCCAACGCCTTGGTGATGGCTCATCGCACCGGCCGTCAGATGGCCGGGTTCTTCGACGAGTACGACATCATCCTGAGCCCCACCCTCGCCGATCCCCCCCTCCCGCTCCGCGGCCTCGACATGATGGGGGACGATCTGGACGTCTACATGGACAGGCTGTGGGGGCACATGGCCTTCACCCCGCTCTACAACCTGAGCGGTTGCCCCGCCGCGAGCCTTCCGATGCATATGACACCTGACGGTCTCCCCGTAGGCGTCCAGATCGGCGCCGCCTTCGGCAACGAGGCCCTACTGTTCCGCCTCGCCGCCCAACTCGAAGAGGCCGACCCGTGGTGGGATCGCCGGCCCCCACCGCTGAACACGGAAAACTGA
- a CDS encoding amidohydrolase family protein — protein sequence MPLVVDCHMHIMEPDWNPMNVSSGMAESWARQVRWYDPPKSDPEYFAKAWSVAADGNGDKAVARMDEAGVDASVMMPMDHGVGLGEEGVIPIAEKNRLCAEATKRHPGRLYTFCGVDPRRPDALEILTTAVDQWGAIGLKLYPTNGFYPDDENVVYPLYRFLLERDLPVLLHQGHSAGRHKSKYGHPIYVDSAAADFPDLRFILGHSARYETWAHEAISVAIYKTNVHLDMSLWQHWISPDELVRKIVWMRDRIGPDRILFGSDMAGIEVSLTLKQWVDQFRMLPEWAKQLGYRIPQHEIDQILGENTRRVYRLHHHRNSGR from the coding sequence ATGCCCTTGGTGGTGGACTGCCATATGCACATCATGGAACCCGATTGGAACCCGATGAACGTGTCCTCGGGTATGGCCGAATCCTGGGCTAGGCAGGTGCGCTGGTACGACCCTCCCAAGTCCGACCCCGAGTACTTCGCGAAGGCTTGGAGTGTGGCCGCCGACGGTAACGGTGATAAGGCGGTTGCTCGCATGGACGAGGCCGGGGTCGACGCGTCGGTGATGATGCCCATGGACCACGGTGTCGGCCTGGGCGAAGAAGGCGTCATCCCCATCGCAGAAAAGAACCGGCTCTGCGCCGAAGCCACCAAAAGACACCCCGGACGCCTCTACACCTTCTGCGGAGTAGACCCCCGACGCCCCGACGCCCTCGAAATACTCACCACCGCAGTAGACCAATGGGGCGCCATAGGCCTCAAACTGTATCCCACCAACGGCTTCTACCCCGACGACGAAAACGTCGTCTACCCCCTCTACCGGTTCCTCCTCGAAAGAGACCTACCCGTACTCCTCCACCAAGGACACTCCGCAGGACGACACAAATCAAAATACGGACACCCCATCTACGTCGACTCAGCCGCCGCCGACTTCCCCGACCTACGCTTCATCCTCGGCCACTCCGCCCGCTACGAAACCTGGGCGCATGAAGCCATCTCCGTCGCCATCTACAAAACCAACGTCCACCTCGACATGAGCCTATGGCAACACTGGATCTCCCCCGACGAACTAGTCCGCAAAATCGTATGGATGAGAGACCGCATCGGACCCGACCGCATCCTCTTCGGCTCCGACATGGCCGGCATAGAAGTCTCCCTAACCCTCAAACAATGGGTAGACCAATTCCGCATGCTCCCCGAATGGGCCAAACAACTGGGCTACCGCATCCCCCAACACGAAATCGACCAAATACTCGGAGAGAACACCCGCCGCGTCTACCGACTACACCACCACCGAAACAGCGGACGGTGA
- a CDS encoding amidohydrolase family protein has translation MSRTLVMGDPLVVLGDASPGYVRDGALVVEDRTVVGIGKRRDLEGLGPFDRRVGSPRHAVLPGFINGHYHSGSALSRGMAQYIFERANVHLHGMWTPVTEEDLYHAVLANVMNDVRGGQTGFVDLNYGRSGLPNFGYDAILAAYRDLGVRVALGVVTRDRNTLVHADDESFLAMLPEDLAARVRASAMGYAWPTGEVFATYRDLVSRWDHRDGRIRILLAPDWTPACSDELYVRNRRLADEFGTGIMTHVLETRSEMMYALESDGKTAMRRLADLGVLGPDVSCSHFVWATDEDISILADTGAVAVNNPGSNLRLSTGIARVRDIMDRGGRVCFGTDNISFSDSGDFLQELRLAAYLQRTPGLLEVGRLDSEAVLRAAAENGARAIRFESELGSLGVGKEADLVVLSRDRLFWPEERYASTPPLDVILDRASSADVASVMVAGEIVFDDGEFTRIPHSRVHDYVTEAAARIMGGDPDPESVRLGWEVDPYVLDFYRPWARTPLEPAAVYNAKHPPLTGSGSREE, from the coding sequence GTGAGCCGGACGCTGGTGATGGGAGATCCCCTCGTCGTCCTCGGTGATGCTTCCCCGGGTTATGTCCGGGACGGCGCGCTCGTCGTCGAGGATCGGACCGTCGTAGGGATCGGGAAGAGGCGCGATCTGGAGGGCCTCGGTCCCTTCGACCGGCGGGTCGGATCGCCCCGCCATGCCGTCCTTCCGGGCTTCATCAACGGTCATTATCACTCGGGCTCGGCCCTGAGCAGGGGCATGGCCCAGTACATCTTCGAGCGGGCCAACGTCCACTTGCATGGCATGTGGACCCCTGTCACCGAGGAGGACCTCTACCACGCGGTGCTGGCCAACGTCATGAACGACGTGCGGGGAGGCCAGACCGGGTTCGTCGACCTCAACTACGGCCGGTCCGGTCTGCCCAACTTCGGGTACGACGCCATACTGGCCGCCTACCGGGACCTCGGAGTTCGGGTGGCCCTCGGTGTGGTGACGAGGGACCGGAACACCCTGGTCCACGCCGACGACGAGTCGTTCCTCGCCATGCTCCCGGAGGATCTGGCTGCCCGCGTGCGCGCATCGGCGATGGGTTATGCGTGGCCGACCGGAGAGGTGTTCGCCACCTACCGGGACCTGGTCTCGCGGTGGGATCACCGGGACGGCCGCATCCGGATACTGCTCGCCCCGGACTGGACGCCGGCGTGCTCGGACGAGCTCTACGTCCGGAACCGCCGCCTCGCCGATGAGTTCGGAACGGGGATCATGACGCACGTGCTCGAGACCCGCTCCGAGATGATGTACGCGCTGGAGAGCGACGGCAAGACCGCCATGCGCCGCCTGGCGGATCTCGGGGTGCTGGGGCCCGACGTGTCGTGTTCCCATTTCGTCTGGGCGACCGACGAGGACATCTCGATACTCGCCGATACGGGAGCGGTGGCCGTCAACAATCCCGGCTCCAACCTCCGGCTCAGCACCGGGATAGCGCGGGTGAGGGACATCATGGACCGCGGCGGGCGGGTGTGCTTCGGCACCGACAACATCTCCTTCTCCGACTCCGGCGACTTCTTGCAGGAGCTCCGCCTCGCCGCCTACCTGCAGAGAACGCCGGGATTGCTCGAGGTCGGGCGCCTCGATTCGGAAGCCGTCCTGCGAGCCGCGGCGGAGAACGGCGCCCGGGCGATCCGCTTCGAGTCCGAACTCGGCTCGCTCGGCGTCGGCAAGGAAGCCGACCTGGTCGTATTGAGCCGCGACCGCTTGTTCTGGCCGGAGGAACGCTACGCGTCCACCCCGCCCCTGGACGTGATCCTCGACCGAGCCTCTTCCGCCGACGTGGCCTCGGTCATGGTCGCCGGAGAGATCGTGTTCGACGACGGCGAGTTCACCCGCATTCCGCACAGCCGGGTGCATGACTACGTCACCGAAGCGGCTGCGCGCATCATGGGAGGCGACCCAGACCCGGAGTCGGTGCGCCTGGGATGGGAGGTGGACCCCTACGTCCTCGACTTCTACCGCCCGTGGGCCCGGACACCGTTGGAGCCGGCGGCCGTATACAACGCCAAGCATCCGCCCCTGACGGGGAGCGGTTCAAGAGAGGAGTGA
- a CDS encoding amidohydrolase family protein yields the protein MQIDMHTHVLALAADPEFSVEYGREGSLCIYRSAGSVPAHRMPTEDEWEESGFSRKGWPIIGGAESMRDHPGFDRIVLLSVSPQWLDGRLIGTVDPTGISGVEGPPHPEKCNDYIAGLVRQDPETLVGFASVNPAYQGPEAAVEELTRAVRELGLSGVKLYPMYQHWSPDDRELAFPVYQCALDLGIPVMFHQAGSTRIDASLGLGRPALLDDVGREFRDLVVIIAHMGIPWQDEALFLLTKHPNFYGELSYLIAALSPRELFTFLHKAEPFFVPLEKLFFGSDYPGFLYDPVVLRDKLLTINDHAEPLGLDPIPRYKLEGIMGDHAAAVLGW from the coding sequence ATGCAGATCGATATGCACACCCATGTGCTCGCATTGGCGGCCGATCCCGAGTTCTCGGTGGAATACGGCCGGGAGGGTTCGCTCTGCATATACCGCAGTGCGGGGTCCGTGCCGGCGCATCGCATGCCCACGGAGGACGAGTGGGAGGAGAGTGGCTTCTCCCGAAAGGGTTGGCCGATCATCGGTGGCGCCGAATCCATGCGGGACCACCCCGGATTCGACAGGATCGTCCTGCTGTCCGTGTCGCCGCAGTGGCTCGACGGCCGTTTGATAGGAACGGTCGACCCGACGGGCATCAGCGGCGTCGAGGGTCCGCCTCACCCCGAGAAGTGCAACGACTACATAGCCGGGCTCGTGCGGCAGGACCCGGAGACCCTGGTCGGCTTCGCTTCGGTGAACCCCGCCTACCAGGGACCGGAGGCGGCGGTGGAGGAACTCACGCGGGCGGTCCGCGAGCTGGGATTGTCCGGAGTGAAGCTCTACCCGATGTACCAGCACTGGTCGCCCGACGATCGCGAGCTGGCATTTCCCGTCTACCAGTGCGCTCTCGACCTGGGGATCCCGGTGATGTTCCACCAGGCCGGATCAACGCGTATCGACGCCTCCCTCGGCCTGGGGCGGCCCGCGCTCCTCGACGATGTCGGCCGGGAGTTCCGCGACCTGGTGGTGATAATCGCCCACATGGGAATCCCGTGGCAGGACGAGGCGCTCTTCCTGCTCACCAAGCACCCCAACTTCTACGGCGAGCTCTCCTACCTGATCGCGGCCCTCAGCCCGAGGGAGCTGTTCACGTTCCTACACAAGGCAGAGCCCTTCTTCGTTCCCCTGGAGAAGCTGTTCTTCGGATCGGACTATCCCGGGTTCCTCTACGACCCGGTGGTACTGCGCGACAAGCTCCTCACCATCAACGACCATGCCGAACCGCTGGGACTCGATCCCATACCCCGGTACAAGCTCGAGGGCATCATGGGAGACCACGCGGCCGCAGTCCTCGGCTGGTGA
- a CDS encoding amidohydrolase family protein: MSGALVVDCHMHIRGDDWNPVNLRSGMDASWARQVRWYDPPKSDPSYLHARVAEATDITGDKAVARMDEAGVDASVMMPMDHGVGLGEEGVIPIAEKNRLCAEATKRHPGRLYTFCGVDPRRPDALEILTTAVDQWGAIGLKLYPTNGFYPDDENVVYPLYRFLLERDLPVLLHQGHSAGRHKSKYGHPIYVDSAAADFPDLRFILGHSARYETWAHEAISVAIYKTNVHLDMSLWQHWISPDELVRKIVWMRDRIGPDRILFGSDMAGIEVSLTLKQWVDQFRMLPEWAKQLGYRIPQHEIDQILGENTRRVYRLHHHRPSSK; the protein is encoded by the coding sequence ATGAGCGGGGCTCTCGTGGTGGATTGCCACATGCACATCCGGGGTGATGATTGGAACCCTGTCAACCTGAGGTCCGGCATGGATGCCTCATGGGCGAGGCAGGTGCGCTGGTACGACCCGCCCAAGTCGGATCCCTCCTACCTGCATGCGAGGGTTGCGGAGGCTACGGACATCACGGGTGATAAGGCGGTTGCTCGCATGGACGAGGCCGGGGTCGACGCGTCGGTGATGATGCCCATGGACCACGGTGTCGGCCTGGGCGAAGAAGGCGTCATCCCCATCGCAGAAAAGAACCGGCTCTGCGCCGAAGCCACCAAAAGACACCCCGGACGCCTCTACACCTTCTGCGGAGTAGACCCCCGACGCCCCGACGCCCTCGAAATACTCACCACCGCAGTAGACCAATGGGGCGCCATAGGCCTCAAACTGTATCCCACCAACGGCTTCTACCCCGACGACGAAAACGTCGTCTACCCCCTCTACCGGTTCCTCCTCGAAAGAGACCTACCCGTACTCCTCCACCAAGGACACTCCGCAGGACGACACAAATCAAAATACGGACACCCCATCTACGTCGACTCAGCCGCCGCCGACTTCCCCGACCTACGCTTCATCCTCGGCCACTCCGCCCGCTACGAAACCTGGGCGCATGAAGCCATCTCCGTCGCCATCTACAAAACCAACGTCCACCTCGACATGAGCCTATGGCAACACTGGATCTCCCCCGACGAACTAGTCCGCAAAATCGTATGGATGAGAGACCGCATCGGACCCGACCGCATCCTCTTCGGCTCCGACATGGCCGGCATAGAAGTCTCCCTAACCCTCAAACAATGGGTAGACCAATTCCGCATGCTCCCCGAATGGGCCAAACAACTGGGCTACCGCATCCCCCAACACGAAATCGACCAAATACTCGGAGAGAACACCCGCCGCGTCTACCGACTACACCACCACCGACCCAGTAGCAAGTAG